The following coding sequences lie in one Salvelinus fontinalis isolate EN_2023a chromosome 21, ASM2944872v1, whole genome shotgun sequence genomic window:
- the LOC129818312 gene encoding high affinity copper uptake protein 1-like: MDHTDHDHSKMAGSMAPPMVTGSHEDHLGGGGVGHMMKMTFYFGYTNVELLFASLVINTPGEMVAACFGCFLLAVLYEGLKIGREFLLRRNQVNVRYNSMPVPGADGTMVMETHKTVGQRMLSMAHLLQTVLHVIQVVVSYFLMLVFMTYNAYLCIAVAAGAGVGYFLFSWKKAVVVDITEHCH, encoded by the exons ATGGACCACACTGACCATGACCACAGCAAAATGGCTGGCAGCATGGCTCCTCCCATGGTCACAGGCTCCCACGAGGATCATCTAGGGGGAGGTGGAGTGGGCCATATGATG AAAATGACCTTCTACTTTGGCTACACAAACGTGGAGCTGCTGTTTGCCAGCCTTGTCATCAACACACCTGGAG aGATGGTGGCGGCCTGCTTTGGTTGTTTCCTGCTGGCTGTGCTCTACGAGGGGCTGAAGATTGGCAGGGAGTTCCTGCTGAGGAGGAACCAGGTCAACGTGCGTTACAACTCCATGCCTGTCCCCGGGGCAGACGGCACCATGGTCATGGAGACCCACAAGACTGTAGG CCAGCGGATGCTGAGTATGGCACACTTGCTGCAGACGGTGTTACACGTCATCCAGGTGGTGGTCAGCTATTTCCTCATGTTGGTCTTCATGACCTACAATGCTTATCTGTGTATCGCCGTTGCAGCCGGGGCAGGTGTCGGATACTTCTTATTCAGCTGGAAAAAGGCTGTGGTTGTTGATATCACCGAACACTGTCACTAA
- the LOC129818310 gene encoding V-type proton ATPase subunit G 1-like, with amino-acid sequence MASQSQGIQQLLQAEKRAAEKVAEARKRKNRRLKQAKEEAQAEIEQYRMQREKDFKTKEAAALGSHGNSAVEVDKETVGKMGSIQTSYQQNREGVLGNLLKMVCDIKPEIHVNYRFAG; translated from the exons ATGGCAAGCCAGTCCCAGGGTATCCAGCAGCTTTTGCAAGCTGAAAAAAGAGCTGCAGAAAAAGTAGCAGAAGCCCGCAAAC GTAAGAACCGTCGGCTGAAGCAGGCCAAGGAGGAAGCCCAGGCCGAGATTGAGCAGTACCGTATGCAGAGGGAGAAGGATTTTAAGACCAAGGAGGCTGCG GCTCTTGGATCCCATGGTAACTCTGCTGTAGAGGTGGACAAAGAGACTGTGGGCAAGATGGGTAGCATCCAGACCAGCTACCAGCAGAACCGGGAAGGGGTGCTGGGCAACCTGCTTAAGATGGTGTGTGACATCAAGCCAGAGATCCATGTCAATTACCGTTTTGCTGGTTAA
- the LOC129818313 gene encoding anaphase-promoting complex subunit CDC26-like, with amino-acid sequence MLRRKPTRLELKLDDTEEFESVKKELEIRKKQSDEVDVVGVATFSNMVEASVGTGDGKTRDQMINERIGYKPHPKPNTLPSLFGNLQF; translated from the exons ATGCTGCGCAGAAAGCCCACCCGTCTGGAATTGAAGTTGGATGACACTGAGGAGTTTGAGAGTGTCAAGAAAGAGCTTGAG atTCGGAAAAAGCAGAGCGATGAAGTGGATGTTGTTGGTGTGGCTACGTTTAGTAACATGGTGGAGGCCAGCGTTGGAACAGGGGATGGGAAGACACGGGACCAGATGATCAACGAGAGAATAGGATACAAGCCCCATCCTAAACCCAACACCTTGCCCTCACTCTTTGGAAACCTGCAGTTTTAG